A region of Bacteroidota bacterium DNA encodes the following proteins:
- a CDS encoding VWA domain-containing protein — translation MIRFAHSEYLYAIALLPVLVLVFLWALRSRRKALEAFGNLALLKQLMPASSGLKRAAKSALLFASIGFLILGLANPQIGTKMEEVKREGVDIMIALDVSNSMKAEDIRPNRLESAKQEISRMLDKLQNDRIGLIVFGGESYLQLPLTTDYSAARLILSSIDVDIVPVQGTAIGSAIRLAMKSFSSGERKYKVVVLITDGENHEDDAIAAAKEAHAEGVVIHAIGMGSPNGGPIPEYQNNVQVGFKKDPDGNTVITKLDEQALTQIAEAGGGEFIRATSAQNELDEVFKKVETMEKKEFGAKVFTEYEDRFQYFLGVSLILLVAEFFLSERRTRLFSRWKIFHESL, via the coding sequence ACCTCTACGCGATCGCGCTCCTTCCGGTCCTGGTGCTCGTGTTTCTCTGGGCGCTCCGTTCGCGCCGGAAGGCCCTTGAGGCGTTCGGAAATCTCGCTCTTCTGAAGCAGCTCATGCCGGCGAGCAGCGGCCTGAAGCGCGCGGCCAAGTCCGCCCTCCTTTTCGCCTCCATCGGGTTTCTCATTCTCGGACTCGCCAACCCGCAGATCGGGACCAAGATGGAGGAGGTCAAGCGGGAAGGCGTGGACATCATGATCGCCCTCGACGTTTCGAACAGCATGAAGGCGGAGGATATCAGACCGAACCGTCTCGAGAGCGCCAAGCAGGAAATATCCCGGATGCTCGACAAGCTGCAGAACGACAGGATCGGTTTGATCGTGTTCGGGGGCGAGAGCTATCTTCAGCTTCCCCTCACCACCGACTACTCCGCCGCGCGCCTCATCCTCAGCTCGATCGATGTCGACATCGTTCCCGTCCAGGGAACTGCCATCGGATCCGCGATCCGCCTCGCCATGAAATCGTTCTCCTCCGGCGAGCGAAAATACAAAGTCGTGGTTCTGATCACCGACGGGGAGAATCACGAGGACGACGCAATCGCCGCAGCGAAAGAGGCCCATGCCGAGGGGGTCGTCATCCATGCGATAGGGATGGGCTCGCCCAACGGCGGTCCGATCCCGGAATACCAGAACAATGTGCAGGTGGGGTTCAAGAAGGACCCGGATGGAAACACCGTGATCACAAAGCTGGACGAGCAGGCGCTGACACAGATCGCAGAGGCGGGCGGAGGGGAGTTCATACGCGCTACCAGCGCGCAGAACGAGCTGGACGAAGTTTTTAAGAAGGTCGAAACGATGGAGAAGAAGGAGTTCGGCGCGAAGGTGTTCACCGAGTACGAGGACAGGTTCCAGTATTTCCTTGGAGTTTCACTCATCCTACTGGTGGCTGAATTCTTCCTTTCAGAACGTAGAACACGGCTTTTTTCACGATGGAAGATCTTCCACGAATCCCTATGA